Proteins from a genomic interval of Zingiber officinale cultivar Zhangliang chromosome 1B, Zo_v1.1, whole genome shotgun sequence:
- the LOC122040767 gene encoding aspartic proteinase nepenthesin-1-like: MAKLLPLLLLFLISFAAAPSCSGKRIPKALRNAIKPIGRTIWKIWKDDHRGPGSNVQSTGVLQTQLYASGGSFLMELAIGTPTIQYLPIMDTSSDLIWTQCRPCLQCFSQPTPLYYPSQSSTYVPLPCSNASDCSYFYTYSDSSFTQGALGTETFTFGSAAVSGVAFGCGNNNSGDFVNSSGIVGMGRGSWSLVSQLGYGNFSYCLTYDDPDTSRLLLGTMSTLSAQAQSTPFVTNPSLYFPSSYYLSLLGITVGETMLPIPSTTFSIAADGTGGLIIDSVATLTMLVDPAYAELKRAFESQMNLSAADGSAYGLDICFTYGGEELQVPSLVFHFEGADMDLPPENYIEADSSVGLLCVAVVRSDFNLSIFGNFMQQNMHVRYDLVGERLSFEAAPCDQLM, encoded by the coding sequence ATGGCCAAACTGCTACCGCTACTTCTGCTCTTTCTCATCTCATTCGCCGCAGCGCCTTCCTGCTCCGGGAAGAGAATTCCTAAAGCCTTACGGAACGCCATCAAACCCATCGGGCGCACCATCTGGAAAATCTGGAAAGACGATCATCGCGGCCCCGGCAGCAACGTCCAGTCGACGGGCGTCCTCCAAACCCAGCTCTACGCCAGCGGCGGTTCGTTCCTCATGGAGCTCGCCATCGGCACGCCGACGATCCAGTACTTGCCCATAATGGACACCAGCAGCGACCTCATCTGGACGCAGTGCCGGCCCTGCCTCCAATGCTTCTCCCAGCCCACGCCGCTGTACTACCCCTCCCAGTCCTCCACCTACGTCCCCCTGCCCTGCAGCAACGCCTCCGACTGCAGCTACTTCTATACCTACAGCGACAGCTCCTTCACCCAAGGCGCCCTCGGCACCGAGACGTTTACTTTCGGGTCGGCGGCCGTATCCGGCGTCGCTTTTGGTTGCGGCAACAACAACAGCGGAGACTTCGTCAACTCGTCCGGGATCGTGGGGATGGGGAGAGGGAGCTGGTCGCTGGTGTCCCAACTCGGCTACGGGAATTTCTCTTACTGCCTCACGTACGACGACCCCGACACGAGTCGTCTGCTTCTGGGCACCATGTCGACGTTAAGCGCGCAGGCTCAATCCACTCCGTTCGTCACCAACCCGTCGCTGTATTTCCCCTCCTCCTACTACCTATCATTGCTGGGGATCACCGTCGGCGAGACCATGCTTCCGATACCGAGCACGACCTTCTCAATCGCGGCGGACGGGACCGGGGGGCTGATCATCGATTCCGTCGCTACCCTGACCATGCTGGTGGACCCGGCTTATGCGGAGCTGAAGCGAGCGTTCGAGTCGCAGATGAATCTGTCCGCGGCGGATGGGTCGGCCTACGGGCTCGACATCTGCTTCACGTACGGCGGCGAGGAGCTGCAGGTGCCGAGCTTGGTGTTTCACTTCGAGGGGGCGGACATGGATCTACCACCGGAGAACTACATCGAGGCGGATTCAAGCGTGGGGTTGCTGTGCGTGGCGGTGGTGAGGTCGGATTTCAATTTGTCCATCTTTGGCAACTTCATGCAGCAGAACATGCACGTGCGGTATGATCTCGTTGGCGAGAGGCTGTCGTTCGAGGCGGCGCCGTGCGACCAGCTGATGTAG